GATTTTTAGATGGATATAAATCGACACTGCCAATGTTCATACAGACGACAGCTTATGGCGAAGAATCCTATTATATTGAGAGTGGGTATCCTTTTGGGTGGACAATCGCAGCCCGGAATAACGCGGATGATAATTATAAAACTGCCCTAATCCGGGAACATTCGAGTGGTGGCCGGGGAGTGATCTGGACATATGATCCCGTGAATTACTCCGGTGCAGCGCAAAATCTTTTTACAATTTTATTAGATCATTTTTCCAGTTTACCAATTAATGAGATTACAGTTGAAGAAGGAAATATTGCATTTATAGCACAAAATGATAATAACATATACAGTGATCGTGAATCTGCACTTAAAGATAAATTACAATCTTTAGGGCATGAAACAACCTATATCCCATTTGGTAAATTATCCAAAACTGATCTTAGTTCAGCGCAATTCATAATTACAACAGAATTCCCGACTATTAATCAGACCCAAATCGATTCTTTTATGAGTGATGGGAAACACCTGATCCTTTTATATAATTCAGCGAGTGTTCTTGGCGGACAGTGGGAATCTAATCGCTATGGTGGTTCAGGTGATTTATACATTGAACAAAATGATGCATTTTTGGCAGATTATTCCGATGGATCTGAATTTGAGATTCAAAATTCCGGATATGCCTACTATATATCTAGTGCTTATCCAAATAATTGGACTAATATTGGACGAAATACAGATGAAATTATTAACAAAACTGCATTTTATAGTATTTCTTCAGGCAGTGGGAAAGGTGTAGTATTTACATATGACTATGAGCAATTTTCAGACATTGGAAACCAAATCCTCGAAAAACAAATCTCATGGCTCCAAGTTCCTTCACCGGTACTAACTGTTACTGGTAAAATTTCAAATAAGTTTGATTCTACACAGGTAGGTTCAAATCCAACAGATGATAATTATAATTTTTCTATTGAAAATAACGGTGGGGACGAATTAAAAGGTTCTATTACACATACAGGTGATTGGGTCACTATTTCTCCGTCTACAATTTCACTAACATCAGAGGAATCTCAGGTAATTGCTGTTAAGGCAATCACAGAAGAATTAACTACCGGATCTTACACTGATACCATCATTATTTCAACTAATGGAGGGATTGCAACGGGTGTTGTTGAAGTGATTATTTATCAAACCTTCCCACCGACTATATCGAATTTTACAATCCAAGGAGTGGGTAATTTACAGCATGTACTCAATCATAATCCTACTTTTACCTG
This Candidatus Neomarinimicrobiota bacterium DNA region includes the following protein-coding sequences:
- a CDS encoding T9SS type A sorting domain-containing protein, whose product is FLDGYKSTLPMFIQTTAYGEESYYIESGYPFGWTIAARNNADDNYKTALIREHSSGGRGVIWTYDPVNYSGAAQNLFTILLDHFSSLPINEITVEEGNIAFIAQNDNNIYSDRESALKDKLQSLGHETTYIPFGKLSKTDLSSAQFIITTEFPTINQTQIDSFMSDGKHLILLYNSASVLGGQWESNRYGGSGDLYIEQNDAFLADYSDGSEFEIQNSGYAYYISSAYPNNWTNIGRNTDEIINKTAFYSISSGSGKGVVFTYDYEQFSDIGNQILEKQISWLQVPSPVLTVTGKISNKFDSTQVGSNPTDDNYNFSIENNGGDELKGSITHTGDWVTISPSTISLTSEESQVIAVKAITEELTTGSYTDTIIISTNGGIATGVVEVIIYQTFPPTISNFTIQGVGNLQHVLNHNPTFTWQYNDPEGRNQDSYQLQISTQSNFNPVDIWDSGIINSLSTSEQYTGQELEDGRNYYARLQVSNSDGIESEYSTISFRMNSEPTNPALLTPQDGQTISSRTPILTLSNSEDAQNDELEYKFYISTNAQFTFGLDSSSFISETSDSTSWDLSEQLQDNTQYWWRTRAYDGFEYSEYSVANTFTVNTTTEIEEGHGIPTEFTLAQNYPNPFNPTTNIRYGIPHSTYVKLVVYNSQGELVTLLVNREKYAGWHEVHWSGVDGAGNHVSSGVYFYYLYTENYVDIGKMVYMK